One segment of Thermosipho atlanticus DSM 15807 DNA contains the following:
- a CDS encoding helix-turn-helix domain-containing protein, whose amino-acid sequence MKLGRKIRNLRVARGYTQEELADRCDLSRSFISQLENDQVSPSIDTLERILRVLGSDLKSFFASDEKREKIVFKVEERVPMYLDELGIKGYILMDNIEDKSIDPKLIELVPGAETEEEEPHEGDEFGYVIKGKLELILDNKVYKVGEGDCFYYCADRKHKIRNPYKNNVKFLWINIE is encoded by the coding sequence TTGAAATTAGGTAGAAAAATAAGAAATTTAAGGGTAGCAAGGGGTTATACTCAAGAAGAATTGGCTGATAGATGTGATTTATCGAGAAGTTTCATTTCCCAACTGGAAAATGATCAAGTTTCACCTTCAATAGATACACTTGAAAGAATTTTAAGAGTTTTAGGTTCAGACTTGAAAAGTTTTTTTGCTTCTGATGAAAAACGGGAAAAAATAGTATTTAAAGTTGAAGAGAGAGTACCAATGTATTTAGATGAACTTGGGATTAAAGGGTATATATTGATGGATAATATAGAAGATAAATCGATAGATCCAAAATTAATTGAGTTGGTACCAGGTGCCGAAACAGAAGAAGAAGAACCTCATGAAGGAGACGAATTTGGATATGTAATAAAGGGAAAATTGGAATTAATCCTTGATAATAAGGTATATAAAGTTGGTGAAGGCGATTGTTTTTATTATTGTGCTGATAGGAAACATAAAATAAGAAATCCTTATAAAAATAATGTGAAATTTTTGTGGATAAACATTGAATAA
- the speD gene encoding adenosylmethionine decarboxylase, translating into MKSLGRHIIAEFYDCDKEILDDVELIEKTMKDAAYETGATIVNSSFHRFLPYGVSGVVVISESHLTIHTWPEYGYAAVDLFTCGDDVDPWKAFSYLKKILKSQRVHVVEHLRGKYDEIGIPEDSPHKMEV; encoded by the coding sequence TTGAAAAGTTTAGGAAGACACATCATAGCTGAGTTTTATGACTGTGATAAAGAAATACTAGATGATGTAGAATTAATTGAAAAAACAATGAAAGATGCAGCATATGAAACTGGTGCAACTATTGTCAATTCCTCGTTTCATAGGTTCCTCCCCTATGGGGTTAGTGGAGTGGTAGTTATTTCAGAATCACATTTAACTATACATACATGGCCGGAGTACGGATATGCGGCGGTTGATTTATTTACATGTGGTGATGATGTTGATCCCTGGAAAGCATTTTCGTATTTGAAGAAGATATTGAAATCTCAAAGAGTTCACGTAGTCGAGCATTTAAGGGGAAAATATGATGAAATAGGAATACCAGAAGATTCACCACATAAAATGGAGGTGTAA
- the speE gene encoding polyamine aminopropyltransferase, translating to MEYGFVPNRHLWYFEYYTPGNCGIFMKMNRHLYSAQSKYQRIDIFETDFFGRVFSLDGITMTTEKDDFFYHEMLVHVPMFMHPNPKKVLVIGGGDGGSVREVLKHKSVEKVIMCEIDEMVVEAAKKYLPVTASKLDDPRVELVFEDGSKFVRNFKNEFDVIIIDSTDPTAGEGGHLFTEDFYKACYDALTENGTFSAESEDWLYDGAWMRLAYSRIKKVFPVTKLYLGFMPSYPSGMWAYTFGSKGLDPLKDFDSERVKGFEEELKYYNEEIHRAAFALPTFLKKELEKL from the coding sequence ATGGAGTATGGTTTTGTTCCAAACAGACATTTATGGTACTTTGAATATTACACACCTGGTAATTGTGGAATATTTATGAAAATGAACAGACATTTATACAGTGCACAAAGTAAATATCAGAGAATAGATATATTTGAAACAGACTTCTTTGGAAGAGTTTTTTCTCTTGATGGGATAACTATGACCACTGAAAAGGATGACTTTTTTTATCACGAGATGCTTGTACATGTTCCTATGTTTATGCACCCAAATCCAAAAAAGGTTCTTGTAATAGGTGGAGGCGATGGAGGAAGTGTTAGGGAAGTTTTGAAACATAAAAGTGTTGAGAAAGTAATCATGTGTGAAATAGATGAAATGGTTGTTGAGGCAGCAAAGAAATACCTCCCTGTCACAGCAAGTAAATTGGATGATCCCAGAGTAGAATTAGTGTTTGAGGATGGTTCAAAATTTGTTAGAAATTTTAAAAATGAATTTGATGTGATTATAATTGATTCTACTGATCCTACAGCTGGAGAAGGTGGGCATTTATTTACAGAAGATTTTTATAAAGCATGTTACGATGCGTTAACTGAAAATGGAACATTTTCTGCAGAGTCAGAAGACTGGTTATATGATGGAGCTTGGATGAGATTAGCATATTCTAGAATTAAAAAAGTTTTTCCTGTTACCAAACTATATTTAGGATTTATGCCTTCATATCCAAGTGGAATGTGGGCTTACACGTTTGGTTCAAAAGGTCTTGATCCTCTAAAAGACTTTGATTCCGAAAGAGTTAAGGGTTTTGAGGAAGAGCTAAAATATTATAATGAAGAGATTCACAGAGCAGCATTTGCTCTACCAACCTTTTTGAAAAAAGAATTGGAGAAGCTATGA
- a CDS encoding extracellular solute-binding protein, protein MKKFWISLVLVVIVIVVVIVSIPKEQVLYIYNWEEYIPDEVIKAFEEEYNCKVVYDSFASNEEMYAKIKAGGSGYDIVFPSGDHVSIMKKEGMLLKLDLSKIPNFKYLDETVLSKTTYDPNHEYSVPYMLGSTGITVNKKYVQDYKRSWSIFEDERLKGHMTLLDDMREVLGAALKYLGYSVNSTNPKEIEEAKQLVLKWKKNIVKFDASSYANGIVNGEYWVVHGYAEDIFQRIPEGEEKYYDFFIPEEGGTLWIDNMVILKNAKHVDLAYKFINFILEPHNAAKIADFLGLPSPNVEARKYIKEEPIYTIEELKNCEFIEDIGEYIELYNKAWQEIIM, encoded by the coding sequence ATGAAAAAGTTTTGGATATCTTTAGTATTAGTCGTAATTGTGATTGTTGTAGTGATTGTAAGTATTCCAAAGGAACAAGTATTATACATCTACAACTGGGAAGAATATATTCCAGATGAAGTGATTAAAGCATTTGAAGAGGAATATAATTGTAAAGTTGTATATGATTCTTTTGCATCTAATGAAGAGATGTATGCGAAAATCAAAGCAGGTGGCAGTGGATATGATATAGTGTTTCCCTCAGGTGATCACGTGTCAATAATGAAGAAGGAGGGAATGCTTTTAAAGCTTGATCTGTCTAAAATTCCTAATTTCAAGTATTTGGACGAAACAGTTTTGAGTAAAACAACGTATGATCCGAATCATGAATATAGTGTTCCGTACATGTTGGGGTCAACAGGTATAACTGTTAATAAAAAATATGTACAAGATTACAAACGTTCGTGGTCTATTTTTGAAGACGAGAGACTGAAAGGGCATATGACTTTACTTGACGATATGAGAGAGGTATTAGGTGCTGCTTTGAAATATTTGGGATACTCTGTTAATTCAACTAATCCTAAAGAGATTGAAGAAGCGAAACAACTAGTCTTAAAGTGGAAAAAGAATATAGTTAAATTTGATGCTTCTTCTTATGCAAATGGAATTGTTAATGGGGAATATTGGGTAGTTCATGGATATGCTGAAGACATTTTTCAAAGAATTCCTGAAGGTGAGGAAAAATACTATGACTTTTTTATTCCTGAAGAGGGCGGAACCTTATGGATTGACAATATGGTGATTTTGAAAAACGCTAAACACGTTGATTTAGCTTATAAATTTATTAATTTCATTCTTGAGCCTCATAACGCAGCGAAAATTGCAGATTTTCTTGGTTTACCGTCTCCAAATGTTGAGGCAAGAAAATATATTAAAGAAGAACCGATATATACAATCGAAGAATTAAAAAATTGTGAGTTTATTGAAGATATAGGGGAATATATTGAATTGTATAACAAAGCATGGCAAGAAATAATTATGTGA
- a CDS encoding ABC transporter ATP-binding protein: protein MIGSKVTVKKVSKFFGSFQALKDVNLEIQKGEFFSLLGPSGCGKTTLLRIIAGLEKPDTGDVFFDEVSVINIPPHKRKVNTIFQNYALFPHLSVFENVAFSLRLKKVSESEIKERVEKLLNLVRLEEHASKKPSQLSGGQMQRVAIARALANEPNVLLLDEPVSALDAKLRQELLVELDNLHDKVGITFIYVTHDQAEAISVSDHVAVMNKGEIVQIGTPYEIYESPSNQFVASFIGETNLMKAKVIDVQEEFVRVEAQGIGEFECYKDKKVEKGDKLLITLRPEKIRISSKPLKGANSFHGIVEEEIYMGYQTKYFVKLDEGYIMKIYKQHVKYLLDESIIHWNDEVYITWDPNDSFIVEVSKN from the coding sequence ATGATAGGAAGTAAGGTGACTGTAAAAAAAGTAAGTAAATTTTTTGGAAGTTTTCAAGCATTAAAAGATGTTAATTTAGAAATCCAAAAGGGAGAATTTTTCTCCCTTTTGGGGCCTTCTGGTTGTGGCAAAACAACTTTACTTAGAATAATTGCAGGACTTGAAAAACCAGATACTGGTGATGTATTTTTTGATGAGGTATCAGTTATTAATATTCCACCGCACAAGAGAAAAGTAAATACTATTTTTCAAAATTACGCATTATTTCCACATTTAAGTGTTTTCGAAAATGTTGCATTTTCTTTGAGATTGAAAAAAGTCTCAGAATCAGAAATTAAAGAGAGAGTTGAAAAGCTATTGAATCTGGTTAGGCTTGAAGAACATGCAAGTAAAAAGCCATCTCAACTATCCGGAGGACAAATGCAAAGAGTGGCAATAGCTAGAGCTCTTGCAAATGAGCCGAATGTTTTACTTTTAGATGAACCAGTTAGTGCATTAGATGCCAAACTGAGGCAAGAGTTACTTGTTGAACTTGATAATTTGCACGATAAAGTAGGGATAACTTTTATATATGTTACTCATGATCAAGCAGAAGCAATTAGTGTTTCTGATCATGTTGCTGTAATGAATAAAGGAGAGATTGTTCAAATTGGTACTCCGTACGAAATATATGAAAGTCCATCAAATCAATTTGTAGCGTCGTTTATAGGAGAAACAAATTTAATGAAAGCAAAGGTTATTGATGTGCAAGAAGAATTTGTAAGGGTAGAAGCTCAAGGAATTGGAGAATTTGAGTGTTATAAAGATAAAAAGGTAGAAAAAGGTGACAAATTATTAATAACCTTGCGTCCAGAAAAAATTAGAATTTCGAGTAAACCTCTAAAGGGAGCTAATAGTTTTCATGGAATAGTTGAGGAAGAAATATATATGGGATACCAAACAAAATATTTTGTTAAATTAGATGAAGGTTACATTATGAAGATATATAAACAGCACGTAAAGTATCTTTTGGATGAATCGATAATCCATTGGAATGACGAAGTATACATAACCTGGGATCCAAATGACAGTTTTATTGTTGAGGTGAGCAAAAATTGA
- a CDS encoding ABC transporter permease has product MKLVSGYAFWLIIFFIIPLLIILSYSFLEKTPYGGVYFRFSLEGYKSFFTVSYLKILWRTIWISLISTIVTILLALPTAYYISKSKFKNLLLLLVVIPFWTNSLIRIYAWIFVLGNNGLVNQLLRAIGLVDGYIQFLYNPFAVILVIVYAYLPYAIIPLYASIERLDNSILEAALDLGCNKRKAFFKVLIPNIKSGLITSIIFVFIPAMGSYAIPDLVGGINSKMIGNEIARQLTTAKNWPAAAAISSVLTFITLIGVIVFVRKSQKEVLQ; this is encoded by the coding sequence TTGAAGCTTGTATCTGGATATGCATTTTGGTTGATAATCTTTTTTATAATACCTTTGTTAATAATTTTAAGTTATAGTTTTTTAGAAAAGACACCTTATGGAGGTGTTTATTTTAGATTTTCTTTAGAAGGTTATAAATCGTTTTTTACTGTTAGTTATTTAAAAATTCTTTGGCGTACAATTTGGATTTCTTTAATCTCTACAATTGTTACTATTTTATTGGCGCTTCCAACGGCTTATTATATTTCAAAAAGTAAGTTTAAAAATTTATTACTGCTTCTTGTGGTGATCCCATTTTGGACTAATTCTTTGATAAGAATTTATGCCTGGATCTTTGTATTAGGAAACAATGGACTTGTAAATCAATTACTAAGGGCAATAGGGCTTGTAGATGGATATATACAATTTTTATATAACCCATTTGCAGTAATTTTAGTTATAGTATATGCCTATTTACCTTATGCAATAATACCGCTATATGCTTCTATTGAAAGACTAGATAACTCTATTCTTGAAGCTGCGTTAGACTTGGGGTGTAATAAAAGAAAAGCTTTCTTTAAGGTGTTAATTCCAAATATAAAGTCTGGTTTAATTACTTCAATAATTTTTGTGTTTATTCCTGCAATGGGCTCATATGCTATTCCTGATTTAGTTGGAGGAATAAATTCTAAAATGATTGGAAATGAGATAGCTAGGCAACTTACAACCGCCAAAAACTGGCCAGCTGCGGCTGCAATTTCTTCAGTACTTACGTTTATAACTTTAATTGGGGTTATAGTATTTGTAAGAAAAAGTCAGAAGGAAGTGTTACAGTGA
- a CDS encoding ABC transporter permease, which produces MNSGKFVQTISFLVFIFFYIPIAIVIFFSFNASKSPVWTGFSLMWYKELFFDSYTIWKAFWNSMIVAISSSFIATVLGTLGAIGLYWGKFKGKETIWIISYLPLIIPDIIIGVSLLIFFVFIKLRLSLLTIFIAHVTFSIPYVLMIVYSRLQDFEYSIVEAAYDLGATENVALFKVIIPISFPGILAAFFMSLTLSIDDFVITFFVAGPGSTTLPLKIYSMIRFGISPSINAISTLMLIGTITLSVILKKYLKYIF; this is translated from the coding sequence GTGAATTCTGGTAAATTTGTGCAAACTATATCATTTTTAGTATTCATATTTTTCTATATTCCTATAGCTATAGTTATCTTTTTTTCATTTAATGCTTCCAAATCTCCTGTTTGGACAGGATTTAGTCTCATGTGGTATAAAGAATTATTCTTTGATTCATATACTATATGGAAAGCTTTTTGGAATTCAATGATCGTTGCAATTTCTTCAAGTTTTATAGCGACAGTTTTAGGAACTTTGGGAGCTATAGGGCTTTATTGGGGAAAATTTAAGGGAAAAGAGACAATCTGGATTATTTCTTATTTGCCATTAATTATCCCAGATATAATTATTGGTGTTTCTCTTTTAATATTTTTTGTTTTTATCAAACTTAGACTTAGCTTGTTAACCATCTTTATTGCTCATGTTACCTTTTCTATTCCATATGTTTTGATGATAGTATATTCGAGACTTCAAGATTTCGAATACAGTATTGTTGAAGCAGCATATGATTTAGGAGCAACCGAAAATGTTGCACTTTTTAAAGTTATTATTCCAATATCTTTTCCTGGGATCTTGGCGGCATTTTTTATGTCTCTGACGCTTTCTATTGATGATTTTGTCATAACATTTTTTGTTGCAGGGCCTGGTTCGACAACACTTCCATTGAAAATTTATTCAATGATAAGATTTGGAATTTCTCCCTCAATAAATGCAATTTCTACTCTTATGTTGATTGGAACAATTACTTTAAGTGTCATTCTAAAAAAATATTTAAAGTACATTTTTTAA
- the rsmD gene encoding 16S rRNA (guanine(966)-N(2))-methyltransferase RsmD yields MRWNMLVIETGSFKRKRLEMVPDKRTRYTPGKVRMALVNILNLNNKTVLDLCAGSGIVGFEFLSNGAKYVHFVEISSKAVKTIAANSRILGVEKRIKIFKKDARIFLRTSKNRYEIVFTDPPFELGIVNNLLVNISNIVTKDGIIIVEHSKKEKLSIPDSLELLVTKRFGDIHLDFFRLKNVL; encoded by the coding sequence TTGAGGTGGAACATGCTAGTTATAGAAACAGGTAGTTTTAAAAGGAAAAGACTAGAAATGGTTCCTGATAAAAGAACAAGGTATACCCCCGGTAAAGTAAGAATGGCTTTAGTAAATATACTTAACTTAAATAATAAAACTGTACTCGATTTATGTGCAGGAAGTGGTATAGTTGGTTTTGAGTTTTTAAGTAACGGTGCAAAGTACGTTCACTTTGTTGAAATATCAAGCAAAGCGGTTAAAACCATTGCTGCTAATTCAAGAATCCTAGGAGTTGAAAAAAGAATAAAGATTTTCAAAAAAGACGCAAGAATTTTCCTAAGAACTTCAAAAAATAGGTATGAAATCGTCTTTACAGATCCTCCATTTGAACTGGGAATTGTAAATAACCTCTTAGTAAACATCTCCAACATTGTAACAAAAGATGGAATTATAATAGTTGAACATTCAAAAAAAGAAAAATTGAGCATTCCCGATAGCCTTGAATTATTAGTTACTAAAAGATTTGGAGATATTCACTTGGATTTTTTTAGGTTAAAAAATGTACTTTAA
- a CDS encoding carboxypeptidase M32, with amino-acid sequence MLWTHSSLGFFLSYMLGNLYAAQIYYAMLKEIKDFTYKIENNQFMAHKIY; translated from the coding sequence ATCCTTTGGACTCATAGTTCTTTGGGATTTTTTCTTTCTTATATGCTTGGTAATTTATATGCCGCACAAATTTATTATGCAATGTTAAAAGAAATAAAAGATTTTACCTACAAAATTGAGAATAATCAATTTATGGCCCACAAGATTTATTAA
- a CDS encoding GNAT family N-acetyltransferase: MVMKILTLDEYSQIEFINLLNKVFEDYTVPIKWNVVSFQLDARENSISLSDSFIFLKDNKPFGFIVISIRKERARIDAMGVIREERGTGAASYILEHSINYLKWRGIKKIQLEVVKDDLRAFKFYEKHGFREKRLLHSMNLENPKSFSVKYKHISVESRTVYTQALEIYFSGRKLNWQREPISLLLSDGRYNFEKIITDESEGYLVWGKSDNENVYIIDIGTKDDWNKITKASVQYLTNTTKCKNILISAVPEDDELFKSLKNLGFKPFLIQSEMEKELT; encoded by the coding sequence ATGGTTATGAAAATTTTAACTTTAGATGAATACTCACAAATAGAATTCATAAATCTTCTCAATAAGGTATTTGAAGACTACACTGTACCAATTAAGTGGAATGTTGTAAGTTTCCAATTAGATGCTAGAGAAAATTCGATTTCGCTATCTGATAGTTTTATTTTTCTTAAAGATAACAAACCTTTTGGCTTTATAGTAATAAGCATTAGAAAAGAAAGAGCTCGTATAGATGCTATGGGGGTTATTAGAGAAGAGAGAGGAACAGGTGCTGCAAGTTATATTTTAGAACATTCGATAAATTATTTAAAATGGCGAGGAATTAAAAAAATTCAACTTGAAGTTGTTAAAGATGACTTAAGGGCTTTTAAGTTTTATGAGAAACATGGCTTTAGAGAAAAAAGATTATTACATTCCATGAACCTAGAAAATCCAAAAAGTTTTTCAGTCAAATACAAACATATTTCAGTTGAATCTAGAACGGTGTACACACAAGCATTAGAAATTTATTTTTCTGGTAGAAAACTAAATTGGCAAAGAGAACCTATTTCCCTTCTTTTGTCGGATGGAAGGTATAACTTTGAAAAAATAATTACCGATGAAAGTGAAGGATATCTTGTCTGGGGAAAATCAGACAATGAAAATGTTTACATTATAGATATTGGAACAAAAGATGATTGGAATAAAATTACAAAAGCTTCTGTACAATATTTAACTAATACAACAAAATGTAAAAATATTCTAATTTCAGCTGTTCCAGAAGACGATGAATTATTTAAATCTTTAAAAAACTTAGGATTTAAACCTTTTCTGATTCAATCCGAAATGGAAAAGGAACTAACTTAA
- a CDS encoding L7Ae/L30e/S12e/Gadd45 family ribosomal protein, whose product MTEKKVLTLLGFASKAKKLVYGKDNIREYIKDFKQKHKVIIIASDAGERVKRDVKIRCEISRVPYIEFSKKDELSKATGMLNVSVLGIKDENIVKSIIDLIT is encoded by the coding sequence ATGACAGAAAAAAAAGTTTTAACTCTATTAGGATTTGCTTCAAAAGCAAAAAAGTTAGTTTACGGAAAAGACAATATCAGAGAATACATAAAAGATTTTAAACAAAAACATAAAGTAATTATAATAGCTTCCGATGCTGGAGAAAGAGTTAAAAGAGATGTAAAAATCAGATGTGAAATTTCACGAGTTCCTTACATTGAATTCTCAAAAAAAGATGAATTATCAAAAGCAACTGGTATGTTGAATGTTTCCGTATTGGGTATTAAAGACGAAAATATTGTGAAAAGCATAATTGATTTAATCACCTGA
- the folE2 gene encoding GTP cyclohydrolase FolE2 produces MLKDVQNEKDLRNIPLKHVGIKNLRYPIIVLDKKNKIQHTVADINMFVDLPKDFRGTHMSRFVEILNNFHFKIEPKTIKEILDDLKKSLNAQSAKIEISFPYFLKKEAPVTKIESFLEYKCGFKAYDNDKKYNFYLVVEVPVQTLCPCSKEISKYNAHNQRAKILIEVETYELIWFEELIAIAEHSASSPLYTLLKRPDEKHVTENAYENPKFVEDVARDVALKLKEDKRIKWFKVEVESYESIHTHNAYACVDSLTL; encoded by the coding sequence ATGCTCAAGGATGTGCAAAATGAAAAAGACCTAAGAAATATCCCATTAAAACATGTAGGTATTAAAAATCTAAGATATCCAATAATTGTTCTTGATAAAAAGAATAAAATTCAGCATACAGTTGCAGATATCAATATGTTCGTAGATCTACCAAAAGATTTTAGAGGAACTCATATGAGCAGATTTGTAGAAATCTTGAATAATTTTCATTTTAAAATCGAACCAAAAACCATAAAAGAGATTTTGGATGATTTGAAAAAGTCTTTAAATGCTCAGAGTGCAAAGATAGAAATTTCTTTCCCATATTTTTTGAAAAAAGAAGCTCCTGTAACAAAAATAGAAAGTTTTCTTGAATATAAATGTGGATTCAAAGCATATGATAATGATAAAAAGTATAATTTTTATTTAGTTGTTGAAGTACCTGTACAAACTTTATGCCCTTGTTCAAAAGAAATTAGCAAGTACAATGCACATAACCAAAGAGCAAAAATACTGATTGAAGTTGAAACATATGAATTAATCTGGTTTGAAGAGTTAATAGCAATAGCAGAGCATTCAGCAAGTAGTCCTTTATATACGCTTTTAAAAAGACCTGATGAAAAGCATGTGACTGAAAACGCATACGAAAATCCAAAATTCGTTGAAGATGTTGCGAGAGATGTTGCGCTGAAACTAAAGGAAGATAAAAGAATAAAATGGTTTAAAGTTGAAGTAGAAAGTTACGAATCTATTCACACACATAATGCATACGCCTGTGTTGATTCGTTAACACTGTAG
- a CDS encoding glycosyltransferase — MKITKLAFFNPQGNFDKNDSHLTEHPDFGGQLIYVKELAKEISKLGIKVDIITRKIVDEKWPEFSDNFDYYPGYENLRIIRVPFGGNKFLNKEKLWDHLGEYVKQIINFYSKEKKFPDFVTTHYGDGGISGTMFLYKTGINYSFTAHSLGAQKKDKFSNFDEKFLEEKYRFSIRISAERTAIKYASLIVTSTKQEKEVQYMHPAYKDISIQNIKKFFVIPPGVNTSIFNNVENEQSKYYENILGKFNKSFIILSSRIDPKKNHISVVKSYVSNKRLQEKFNLIIVVRGIDDVYKYSQKNTDEAKILNKIITLAKNKNLLSNIIFLNIQSQHELAALYKAASKFHSIFALTSKYEPFGLAIVEAMACGLPILATKFGGPVEILDNGVYGKLVDPDDIEDISKKILEIANNYIYYKEIGIKRVLSNYTWKSTAEKYLEKILHSKNRKIENIELPKFFLKQI, encoded by the coding sequence ATGAAAATAACTAAATTAGCTTTCTTTAATCCCCAAGGAAATTTCGACAAAAATGATAGTCATTTGACTGAACATCCAGATTTCGGCGGACAACTTATTTATGTAAAAGAGCTTGCAAAAGAAATTTCAAAACTGGGAATTAAAGTTGATATAATCACCAGAAAAATTGTTGATGAAAAATGGCCTGAGTTTTCTGATAATTTTGATTATTATCCTGGTTATGAAAATCTTAGAATAATTCGCGTCCCTTTTGGAGGAAATAAATTCCTTAACAAAGAAAAATTATGGGACCATCTTGGCGAATATGTAAAACAAATTATCAATTTTTATAGCAAAGAAAAAAAGTTTCCTGACTTTGTAACCACACACTATGGCGATGGAGGAATTTCTGGCACAATGTTTTTATACAAAACAGGTATTAATTATTCATTTACAGCTCATTCTCTTGGGGCACAAAAAAAAGATAAATTTTCGAATTTTGATGAAAAATTCCTTGAAGAAAAATATCGGTTTTCAATTAGGATTTCTGCAGAAAGGACTGCTATAAAATATGCATCTTTGATTGTCACAAGTACAAAACAAGAAAAAGAAGTTCAATATATGCATCCGGCTTACAAAGACATTTCCATTCAAAATATTAAAAAGTTTTTTGTCATTCCACCAGGTGTTAATACAAGTATTTTCAATAATGTTGAAAATGAACAATCTAAATATTATGAAAATATTTTAGGTAAATTCAATAAAAGTTTTATTATCCTATCAAGCAGAATAGATCCGAAAAAAAACCATATATCTGTTGTAAAAAGTTATGTTAGCAACAAAAGACTTCAAGAAAAATTTAATTTGATAATAGTCGTTCGAGGAATAGACGATGTTTATAAATACTCTCAAAAAAACACTGATGAAGCAAAAATTTTGAATAAAATAATTACACTTGCAAAAAACAAAAATTTGCTTTCTAATATTATTTTCTTAAATATTCAAAGTCAGCATGAACTTGCAGCTCTCTATAAAGCCGCTTCGAAATTTCACTCAATTTTTGCTCTAACTTCAAAATATGAACCTTTTGGACTCGCGATCGTTGAAGCAATGGCATGCGGCCTACCGATTTTGGCCACAAAATTTGGAGGACCTGTTGAAATTCTAGACAATGGAGTATACGGCAAATTAGTGGACCCGGATGATATTGAAGATATTTCAAAAAAAATACTTGAAATTGCTAACAATTATATTTATTACAAAGAAATTGGAATTAAAAGAGTCTTATCTAACTACACTTGGAAAAGCACTGCGGAAAAATATCTGGAAAAAATCTTACATTCCAAAAACAGAAAAATTGAAAATATAGAGCTTCCGAAATTCTTTTTGAAACAAATATAA
- a CDS encoding carbohydrate kinase family protein — protein sequence MKIIFLGEILIDLISKENLKDTVSFTKKMGGSPLNIAINLSQLGIRSSIISRIGNDPFGKFIMENLKKYNINTDHIQVDEFHNTTVVFVSKSKGTPDFFIIRGADKFYEIPKINFDNAKFLHLSCWTITHEENFTKTIKLIEQAKNCGVKIGFDPNCRQKIFCSHKIDLDKIFEILKNTFIIKPSLDDAREIFGPLPKESYIELLHKFGIKYVILTLGKDGALVSDGTKIEHIPSKATKVIDSTGAGDAFWAGIYFGLLNNWPIFKAAKFGSILSSIVLKNVGAISNLTEAKNYIKELENENN from the coding sequence ATGAAAATAATATTTTTGGGTGAGATTTTAATAGATTTAATCTCAAAAGAAAATTTAAAAGATACAGTATCCTTTACAAAAAAAATGGGTGGAAGTCCTTTAAACATAGCAATAAATTTATCACAATTAGGTATCAGATCCTCAATTATTTCTCGAATAGGTAATGACCCGTTTGGAAAATTCATCATGGAGAATTTGAAAAAGTATAACATAAACACCGACCACATTCAAGTTGATGAATTTCATAACACAACCGTAGTTTTCGTATCAAAATCAAAAGGCACCCCCGACTTTTTTATTATAAGAGGTGCTGACAAATTTTACGAAATCCCAAAAATTAATTTTGATAATGCAAAATTTCTACATTTAAGTTGTTGGACAATTACACATGAAGAAAATTTTACTAAAACAATTAAGTTAATAGAACAAGCTAAAAATTGCGGAGTAAAAATTGGTTTTGATCCAAATTGTCGCCAAAAAATTTTTTGCTCTCACAAAATTGACCTCGATAAGATTTTTGAAATCCTTAAAAACACCTTCATCATTAAACCTTCTTTAGATGATGCAAGAGAAATATTTGGCCCTCTTCCAAAAGAAAGTTACATAGAACTCTTACACAAATTTGGTATAAAATATGTAATATTAACTTTAGGAAAAGATGGTGCCCTCGTGTCGGATGGAACAAAAATTGAACACATTCCTTCAAAAGCAACTAAAGTTATTGATTCTACTGGAGCAGGTGATGCCTTCTGGGCCGGTATTTACTTTGGACTTCTAAATAATTGGCCGATATTTAAAGCAGCTAAATTTGGAAGTATCCTTTCTTCAATTGTTTTAAAAAATGTGGGAGCTATTTCTAACTTAACAGAAGCAAAAAACTATATAAAGGAGTTAGAAAATGAAAATAACTAA